One segment of Streptomyces sp. NA02950 DNA contains the following:
- a CDS encoding ABC transporter permease has protein sequence MWVRSTMAYRTSFLLMTLGNFAATGLDFVAIALMFSHIGSLGGFTLPEVALLYGTTSTAFGLADLLLGTMERIGRRVRDGTMDTLLVRPVPILAQVAADRFALRRLGRISQGALLLGWALVRLDIDWTLDRVLLMPVMLLSGGVIFGSVFVLGGAFQFWAADASEVQNSVTYGGNTLLQYPPTIFAKELLRGVTFVIPLAFVNWLPALHILGRPDPLGLPGWIGFGAPLVAAGCCAPAGLAWRAGLRAYRSTGS, from the coding sequence ATGTGGGTGCGCTCGACGATGGCGTACCGCACTTCGTTCCTCCTCATGACGCTGGGGAACTTCGCCGCGACCGGACTGGACTTCGTGGCCATCGCGCTGATGTTCTCGCACATCGGCAGCCTCGGCGGGTTCACCCTGCCGGAGGTGGCCCTGCTCTACGGCACCACCAGTACCGCGTTCGGCCTCGCCGACCTGCTGCTCGGCACTATGGAGCGGATCGGCCGCCGGGTGCGGGACGGCACGATGGACACCCTGCTGGTGCGGCCGGTGCCGATCCTGGCCCAGGTCGCCGCCGACCGGTTCGCGCTGCGCAGGCTCGGCCGGATCAGTCAGGGGGCGCTGCTGCTGGGCTGGGCGCTGGTCCGGCTGGACATCGACTGGACGCTCGACCGGGTGTTGCTGATGCCGGTGATGCTGCTGAGCGGCGGTGTCATCTTCGGGTCGGTGTTCGTGCTCGGCGGCGCCTTCCAGTTCTGGGCCGCGGACGCGAGCGAGGTGCAGAACTCGGTGACGTACGGCGGGAACACGCTGTTGCAGTATCCGCCGACGATCTTCGCCAAGGAACTGCTGCGCGGCGTCACCTTCGTCATTCCGCTGGCCTTCGTCAACTGGCTGCCCGCGCTGCACATCCTGGGCCGCCCCGATCCGCTGGGCCTGCCCGGCTGGATCGGGTTCGGCGCGCCGCTGGTCGCGGCCGGGTGCTGTGCGCCGGCGGGGCTGGCCTGGCGGGCGGGGCTGCGGGCGTACCGGAGTACGGGGAGCTGA
- a CDS encoding ATP-binding cassette domain-containing protein, protein MDGTGGTGGSGDALIELDGVEKVFEVRRRAGLLRRERRQVRAVDGISFRVRRGEMVGYIGPNGAGKSTTIKMLTGILLPSGGRVRVAGIDPSRERTRLARRIGVVFGQRTTLWWDLPLRDSYALVRRMYRIPDARYRENLDRCVELLNLGALLEVPVRQLSLGQRMRGDIAAALLHDPEVLYLDEPTIGLDVVSKAKVREFLRDLNAERGTTVLLTTHDLTDIEQLCRRVMVIDHGRLVHDGGLDALHAVGESERTLVVDLEREMAPIEIPGARTVRVEGPRQWLAFPATSSAAPVVAAVADGYPLVDLSLREPDIEDVIARLLLPGRDGAHDRDTAPDAARDADIDAVRDGAEGTADATET, encoded by the coding sequence ATGGACGGGACGGGCGGTACGGGCGGCTCCGGCGACGCCCTGATCGAGCTGGACGGGGTGGAGAAGGTCTTCGAGGTACGGCGCCGCGCCGGGCTGCTGCGCCGTGAGCGGCGTCAGGTGCGCGCGGTGGACGGCATCAGTTTCCGGGTGCGGCGCGGTGAGATGGTCGGTTACATCGGGCCCAACGGAGCGGGGAAGTCCACCACCATCAAGATGCTGACGGGGATTCTGCTGCCCAGCGGAGGCCGGGTGAGGGTCGCGGGGATCGACCCCTCGCGGGAGCGGACCCGGCTCGCCCGCCGGATCGGGGTGGTCTTCGGCCAGCGCACCACCCTGTGGTGGGATCTGCCGCTGCGTGACTCCTACGCGCTGGTGCGGCGGATGTACCGGATCCCGGACGCCCGGTACCGGGAGAACCTGGACCGCTGTGTGGAACTGCTGAACCTCGGCGCGCTGCTGGAGGTGCCGGTGCGTCAGCTCTCGCTCGGCCAGCGGATGCGCGGTGACATCGCGGCGGCCCTGCTGCACGACCCGGAGGTGCTGTACCTCGACGAGCCGACGATCGGGCTCGATGTGGTCAGCAAGGCGAAGGTGCGGGAGTTCCTGCGGGATCTGAACGCCGAGCGCGGCACCACCGTGCTGCTGACCACCCATGACCTCACCGACATCGAACAGCTGTGCCGACGGGTGATGGTGATCGACCACGGTCGGCTGGTCCACGACGGCGGGCTGGACGCGCTGCACGCGGTGGGGGAGAGCGAACGCACGCTGGTGGTGGACCTGGAGCGGGAGATGGCGCCCATCGAGATCCCGGGTGCCCGGACGGTACGGGTCGAAGGGCCCCGGCAGTGGCTGGCGTTCCCGGCGACCAGCAGCGCGGCGCCCGTGGTCGCGGCGGTGGCCGACGGCTATCCGCTGGTGGACCTGTCGCTGCGGGAACCCGACATCGAGGACGTCATCGCGCGCCTGCTCCTCCCCGGGCGGGACGGGGCCCATGACCGTGACACGGCCCCGGACGCAGCCCGGGATGCGGACATCGACGCGGTCCGTGACGGCGCGGAAGGCACGGCCGACGCTACGGAAACGTAA
- a CDS encoding ABC-2 family transporter protein: protein MRLYAAVAVSAFKRYATYRIATVAGVFTNTVFGFILAYTYTALWDERPHLGGYDLSQALTFVWLGQALLAATAVMGGGVQEELQERIRSGDIAVDLYRPVDLQLWWLAGDLGRALFQLLGRGVVPLTLGALAFRLTLPASPLTWLWFLLSVTLGVCVGFAVRYLVALAAFWLFDVAGLSMLSGLLCLFFSGMILPLHVFPGRLGEVARALPWSAILQVPADVFLEEHRGAGLLWAFGFQAAWAVVLLAAGRLLQSVATRKVVVQGG from the coding sequence ATGCGGCTGTACGCGGCCGTCGCGGTGAGCGCCTTCAAGCGCTACGCGACCTACCGGATCGCCACCGTCGCCGGAGTGTTCACCAACACCGTCTTCGGCTTCATCCTCGCGTACACCTACACCGCGCTGTGGGACGAACGCCCGCACCTGGGCGGCTACGACCTCTCCCAGGCGCTCACCTTCGTCTGGCTGGGGCAGGCACTGCTCGCGGCCACCGCCGTGATGGGCGGCGGCGTCCAGGAGGAGCTCCAGGAGCGGATCCGCTCGGGTGACATCGCCGTCGACCTCTACCGCCCCGTCGACCTCCAGCTGTGGTGGCTGGCGGGCGATCTGGGGCGTGCGCTGTTCCAGCTGCTCGGGCGCGGTGTGGTGCCGCTGACCCTTGGTGCGCTGGCCTTCCGACTCACCCTGCCCGCCTCGCCGTTGACCTGGCTGTGGTTCCTGCTGTCGGTGACGCTCGGGGTGTGCGTGGGGTTCGCGGTGCGCTATCTGGTGGCGCTCGCCGCCTTCTGGCTGTTCGACGTCGCGGGGCTGAGCATGCTGAGCGGACTGCTGTGCCTGTTCTTCTCCGGGATGATCCTGCCGCTGCACGTCTTCCCGGGGCGGCTCGGCGAAGTGGCCCGCGCCCTGCCCTGGTCGGCGATCCTTCAGGTGCCCGCCGATGTCTTCCTGGAGGAGCACCGGGGGGCCGGACTGCTGTGGGCCTTCGGCTTCCAGGCGGCGTGGGCGGTGGTGCTGCTCGCGGCCGGGCGGCTGCTCCAGTCGGTCGCGACCCGGAAGGTGGTGGTCCAGGGTGGGTGA
- a CDS encoding transglycosylase domain-containing protein, translating to MSDEPQLIVGSAAGTGAPSGRGKSSGRSGKSGKGRKGRPQRTGWRRLIPTWRMVLGGFLLIVLLVAGGLVSGYLLVDIPPANKAAIAQSNVFLYSDGTPLAREGKVNRENVPLSEVSKTTQHAVLAAEDRDFYSESAINPVAMVRAGWNTATGKGKQSGSTITQQYVKNYYLDQEQTVTRKVKEFFIAIKLDREVSKDKILEGYLNTSYFGRNAYGIQAAAQAYYRKDIGQLNTAESAYLATLLNAPSAYDVVSHPQNKRQAVARWHYVLDGMVKKGWLSRAARHKMTFPAPSAARAPSGLSGQRGYLIEAVQDYLTSNGIVDEQTLARGGYRITTTIDPERQDAFAAAVRERLMSKLSNDRKVDSYVRAGGASIDPKTGRVVALYGGIDYTKQFVNNATRRDYQVGSTFKPFVFTSAVRYGATTQDGQTITPDTLYNGDNRREVIGRDGPTGYSPANEDDLDYGDIDVTTATDNSVNSVYAQMAEDVGPRKVKRTALDLGIPEETPDLHASPSIALGPATASVLDMTEAYATLANHGRHGHYSLVSEITKDGEQIKLPSREHRQAIPRVAADTTTQVLQSVVDGGTGTAAQGAERPAAGKTGTAEEDKAAWFAGYTPDLATVVSVMGQDSNTGVQKPLYGATGLERINGGGYPAEIWAEYTASALEGKPPTEFDLRLEDGSGVPDDVPTTPEAPTGLPPVVTTPPATTPPDTSVPTLPSDLPSAPTDLPTFDPPTGLPTGEPSAEDTGGEGGDQGEGADEGEGDPGGLEGG from the coding sequence ATGAGCGACGAGCCCCAGCTGATCGTCGGCAGCGCAGCCGGCACGGGCGCCCCGAGTGGCAGAGGCAAGAGCAGCGGCAGGTCCGGAAAGTCCGGCAAGGGCAGGAAAGGCCGTCCCCAGCGCACCGGCTGGCGTCGTCTGATCCCCACCTGGCGGATGGTGCTCGGCGGCTTCCTGCTGATCGTCCTGCTGGTCGCGGGCGGACTCGTCAGCGGCTACCTGCTCGTCGACATCCCCCCGGCCAACAAGGCCGCCATCGCCCAGAGCAATGTCTTCCTCTACTCCGACGGCACCCCACTGGCCCGCGAGGGCAAGGTCAACCGGGAGAACGTCCCGCTCAGTGAGGTGTCCAAGACCACCCAGCACGCGGTGCTGGCCGCCGAGGACCGGGACTTCTACTCCGAGTCGGCGATCAACCCCGTGGCGATGGTCCGGGCCGGGTGGAACACCGCCACCGGCAAGGGCAAGCAGTCCGGCTCCACCATCACCCAGCAGTACGTGAAGAACTACTACCTGGACCAGGAACAGACCGTCACCCGCAAGGTGAAGGAGTTCTTCATCGCGATCAAGCTGGACCGCGAGGTGAGCAAGGACAAGATCCTCGAGGGCTATCTCAACACCAGCTACTTCGGGCGCAACGCCTACGGGATCCAGGCCGCCGCCCAGGCGTACTACCGCAAGGACATCGGACAGCTGAACACCGCCGAGAGCGCGTATCTGGCCACCCTGCTCAACGCCCCCAGCGCCTATGACGTCGTCTCCCACCCGCAGAACAAGCGGCAGGCCGTGGCCCGGTGGCACTACGTCCTGGACGGCATGGTCAAGAAGGGCTGGCTCAGCCGGGCCGCCCGGCACAAGATGACCTTCCCCGCGCCCTCGGCGGCCCGCGCCCCCTCCGGTCTGTCCGGACAGCGCGGCTATCTGATCGAGGCGGTCCAGGACTACCTGACCAGCAACGGGATCGTCGACGAACAGACCCTGGCGCGCGGCGGCTACCGCATCACCACCACGATCGACCCCGAGCGGCAGGACGCCTTCGCCGCGGCCGTGCGCGAGCGGCTGATGAGCAAGCTCAGCAACGACCGGAAGGTCGACTCCTACGTCCGCGCGGGCGGTGCCTCGATCGATCCCAAGACCGGCAGAGTGGTCGCGCTCTACGGCGGCATCGACTACACCAAGCAGTTCGTCAACAACGCGACCCGACGTGACTACCAGGTGGGCTCCACTTTCAAGCCGTTCGTGTTCACCTCGGCGGTGCGCTATGGGGCCACCACCCAGGACGGCCAGACGATCACGCCGGACACGCTCTACAACGGGGACAACCGGCGCGAGGTGATCGGCCGGGACGGCCCGACCGGCTACTCCCCCGCCAACGAGGACGACCTCGACTACGGCGACATCGACGTCACCACGGCCACCGACAACTCGGTGAACTCGGTCTACGCGCAGATGGCCGAGGACGTCGGCCCGCGCAAGGTCAAGCGGACCGCCCTCGACCTCGGCATCCCCGAGGAGACCCCCGATCTGCACGCCTCCCCGTCCATCGCGCTGGGCCCGGCCACCGCCAGCGTGCTGGACATGACCGAGGCGTACGCGACCCTGGCCAACCACGGCAGGCACGGGCACTACTCCCTGGTCTCGGAGATCACCAAGGACGGGGAGCAGATCAAGCTCCCGTCCCGGGAGCACCGGCAGGCCATTCCGCGCGTCGCCGCCGACACCACCACCCAGGTGCTCCAGAGCGTGGTCGACGGCGGCACCGGCACCGCGGCCCAGGGCGCCGAGCGCCCGGCGGCGGGCAAGACCGGCACCGCGGAGGAGGACAAGGCCGCCTGGTTCGCGGGCTACACCCCGGATCTGGCGACCGTCGTGTCCGTGATGGGCCAGGACTCCAATACGGGCGTACAGAAGCCGCTGTACGGGGCGACCGGACTGGAGCGGATCAACGGCGGCGGCTACCCCGCGGAGATCTGGGCCGAGTACACCGCGAGCGCGCTGGAGGGGAAGCCGCCGACCGAGTTCGACCTGCGGCTGGAGGACGGCAGCGGCGTCCCGGACGACGTCCCGACCACCCCCGAGGCCCCGACCGGTCTGCCGCCGGTGGTGACCACGCCTCCGGCGACCACCCCGCCGGACACCTCGGTCCCGACCCTGCCCAGCGATCTGCCGTCCGCGCCCACGGACCTCCCGACGTTCGACCCGCCGACGGGGCT